From the genome of Cytophagales bacterium WSM2-2:
CTCCGGGTTCGGTTTTCACTTTGATCGACAATATTTTTTTATCCTTCTTTATTTCAATCAGTTCAACTCCTGTCGAAGAGTAAAAATCTCCAGCCTCCAATGCTTTAATCAGTGAAGCAGGAGTCAGTGATTCTGAATTTACCATGACCCAGCCTCTGCCCGCGTTGGCGAACGAACCTCCAAACTGGTGGTAGTTGTGGCTGTCATCGGTGGCAAGTCCGAACATCAGTGACTGACCTCGCTTCGCGTATTCAATGTTGATCATGTCCCACATTTTTTCAGTGCTGGGATGAAGTGAGTCTCCGTCATTGTGCACCAGTGGATGGCCGTTGTATACTTCAAAGAAGCGCTCGCCACGAAGGCTAATCATATCCTGAACGGACACGGTATAATAAAAATTGGGATGGTTGACATGCGGAAACATTGGGGTGCTCGTCTCTTTCCGCTGCTGCAGTACTGCGTCTATGTTTCGCTGGATGACATCAGCAATACTGGTACCTCCTTGAGGAGGTATCAATTTCTCTACATTCGTTGCGTTCATGTGAATGGGTTTGCCCTGGTAGCGATCGGTAATTTCCTCCGACCGGATGATCAGAAATTTTTGATCTTCAAACCTGGGCCGATATTCATCCAGTGTTTTCAGCCTGACATGAAAACGTCCTGAGTCGGTCTTATAAGTTACCCATTCCTTCCCGTATTTGTTGAGGTAGTTCTGAAAACCATCTTCATATAATTTACTCTTAGAGATCTTGATCCATTTTTCACCTGTGGCAAGAATATTATGATCGGAAAGTGCCAGAAAATTATAACCATGATTTTTGTACCAGTCCATGATCATTTCCGGAAATTCATCGCCATCGCTCCAATACGAATGAGTGTGGAGATTGCCTTTGTACCAGGCGGACTGCGAATAGCAAAGTGCGCTCAGGCAGTAACATGACATAAATAGAAATATTCTCATAGTGATGGCTGGGTTATAAAGGTATGTCTATATCTTTTCCTTGCAACGGATTTACTCTATGAACATTGGAACCAAATAACCTTATACGAGGTTGAACCCAAAAGTAAATTCGGACGACCATGAAGTCAATAGAAAAAAGAAGTGAACTATTAAGACTTGAGACGCTAAATTCGGAAAACAGCAATCTCGTAGAAGAACAAACGCCTGATACATTCGGGATTTTATGGTTCAAGGATCAATCCATTTTAACAATCAATGGAAAAAGACTTTTATTCGAAAGAGATCAAGTCGTTTTTGTGACGGAATTTCAATCGGCTAGAGTTGAGTCTCTCAGCGATGCCCGGTTTATTCAGTTCAAACATCCTTTTTGTTGCATTAAGACTCTTGAAAAGGAACTGGGCTTGACAGGCCTTCTCTACAATCAGGAAGCAACTGTGGTCTCAATTGCCGATGAACAATTGGTTCAAATGGAATTTTTATGGAACAATCTGAATGAGGAACTTCAAACAAATGATCAGTTTCAGGCTGATGTTCTTGAGATCATGATTAAGCGCCTGCTTATTTTTTGCTCCGGTCTTTTGAGAACTCAGCATCATCAAAAAGAAACAAGTTTCAGGGGAGTCATCGGAGAGTTCTATCACCAGGTAGAATTGAATTTTAGAAATCTACACATGGTGAACGATTATGCTAAAATCTTAAACAAGTCGCCAAAAACATTGTCCGGCATTTTTTCAAGCAGCAAACACAAATCACCATCACAAATAATACAGGAGCGCATTTTGCTACAGGCGAGACGACTATTGCTCCAAACGGACATGCCGGTAAAAGAAGTTGCATACGAGGTTGGTTACGAAGATATTCAGTCGTTTAGCCGATTCTTTAAATCCAAGGTAGGAGTTGGCCCCCGGGAATTCAGACATTCGGAAAAGATGACAACTCATTAGGGTATATCGTTAACTTTT
Proteins encoded in this window:
- a CDS encoding transcriptional regulator: MKSIEKRSELLRLETLNSENSNLVEEQTPDTFGILWFKDQSILTINGKRLLFERDQVVFVTEFQSARVESLSDARFIQFKHPFCCIKTLEKELGLTGLLYNQEATVVSIADEQLVQMEFLWNNLNEELQTNDQFQADVLEIMIKRLLIFCSGLLRTQHHQKETSFRGVIGEFYHQVELNFRNLHMVNDYAKILNKSPKTLSGIFSSSKHKSPSQIIQERILLQARRLLLQTDMPVKEVAYEVGYEDIQSFSRFFKSKVGVGPREFRHSEKMTTH